A section of the Prevotella melaninogenica genome encodes:
- the nqrE gene encoding NADH:ubiquinone reductase (Na(+)-transporting) subunit E, whose translation MEHLISLFFRSIFVDNMIFAFFLGMCSYLAVSKSVKTSLGLGIAVTFVLLVTTPINYLLLTKVLGPDCLAEGVDLTYLSFILFIAVIAGIVQIVEMAVEKFSPSLYGALGIFLPLIAVNCAIMGASLFMQQRIGLDPASTQYIGTVWDALVYGIGSGLGWTLAIVAMGAIREKMEYSDVPKPLQGLGITFITVGLMAMAMMCFSGLKI comes from the coding sequence ATGGAACATCTTATTAGTTTATTCTTCCGGTCCATCTTTGTGGACAATATGATATTTGCGTTCTTCCTCGGTATGTGTTCATACCTTGCGGTATCTAAGAGCGTGAAGACTTCATTGGGTCTTGGTATTGCCGTAACATTCGTGTTGCTCGTTACTACACCAATCAACTATCTTTTGCTGACTAAGGTTCTTGGACCAGACTGTCTTGCAGAAGGTGTTGACCTTACTTATCTTAGTTTCATTCTCTTTATCGCTGTCATTGCTGGTATCGTACAGATTGTGGAGATGGCAGTAGAGAAGTTCTCACCTTCACTTTATGGTGCGTTGGGTATCTTCCTTCCACTGATTGCCGTTAACTGTGCTATCATGGGTGCTTCACTCTTTATGCAGCAGCGTATCGGTCTTGACCCAGCAAGCACACAGTATATTGGTACTGTATGGGACGCACTTGTCTATGGTATAGGTTCTGGTCTTGGCTGGACATTGGCTATCGTGGCAATGGGTGCTATTCGTGAGAAGATGGAATATTCTGATGTACCAAAGCCTTTGCAGGGTCTTGGCATCACATTTATTACAGTAGGACTGATGGCAATGGCAATGATGTGCTTCTCAGGTCTTAAAATCTAA
- the nqrF gene encoding NADH:ubiquinone reductase (Na(+)-transporting) subunit F → MGQFITISIVVFLITILVLVILLLVSKKYLSPSGKVKITINGDKEMTVDQGSSVLSTLNENGVFLPSACGGKGSCGQCKLQVVEGGGEILDSERPHFSRKDVKDHWRLGCQCKVKGDMSLKVPESVMGVKEWECTVISNKNVSSFIKEFKVALPPGEHMDFVPGSYAQISIPAYDCIDYDKDFDKNDIGEDYLGPWKQFNLLSLKGKNPEATVRAYSMANYPAEGDIITLTVRIATPPFLPRPQVGFQNVPTGIGSTYIFSLKEGDKVMMSGPYGDFHPNFTSGKEMIWIGGGAGMAPLRAQIMHMTKTLHTRDREMHFFYGARSLNEAFFLEDFWALEKEYPNFHFHLSLDQQDPKADEAGVKYYTGFAVNCIRDEYLKNHEAPEDCEYYLCGPPMLIKTVTDYLDSIGVDQDAIMYDNFG, encoded by the coding sequence ATGGGACAATTCATAACAATAAGTATTGTGGTATTCCTTATCACCATCCTTGTGTTGGTGATTCTCCTGCTTGTGTCTAAGAAGTATCTCAGTCCAAGCGGAAAGGTAAAGATAACAATTAACGGTGATAAGGAGATGACCGTTGATCAGGGTAGCTCAGTATTGTCTACGCTGAATGAGAACGGTGTGTTCCTCCCTTCTGCTTGTGGTGGTAAGGGTAGCTGCGGCCAGTGCAAGTTGCAGGTAGTAGAAGGTGGCGGTGAGATCCTCGATTCTGAGCGTCCTCACTTCAGCCGTAAGGATGTTAAAGATCATTGGCGTCTCGGATGTCAGTGTAAGGTGAAGGGTGATATGTCACTTAAGGTTCCTGAGTCTGTCATGGGCGTTAAGGAGTGGGAGTGTACTGTTATCTCTAACAAGAACGTTTCCAGTTTTATCAAGGAGTTCAAGGTTGCCTTGCCTCCAGGTGAGCACATGGACTTCGTTCCTGGTTCTTACGCACAGATCTCAATCCCTGCTTACGACTGCATCGACTATGATAAGGACTTCGATAAGAATGATATTGGTGAGGACTACCTCGGTCCTTGGAAGCAGTTCAATCTCCTTTCTCTGAAGGGAAAGAACCCAGAGGCTACTGTTCGTGCTTACTCTATGGCGAACTATCCTGCTGAGGGTGATATCATTACATTGACAGTTCGTATTGCAACACCTCCATTCTTGCCACGTCCACAGGTTGGTTTCCAGAACGTACCAACTGGTATTGGCTCTACTTACATCTTCTCTCTTAAGGAGGGTGATAAGGTGATGATGAGTGGACCTTATGGTGACTTCCATCCTAACTTCACTTCTGGTAAGGAGATGATTTGGATTGGTGGTGGTGCTGGTATGGCTCCTTTGCGTGCGCAGATTATGCACATGACAAAGACTCTCCATACTCGCGATCGTGAGATGCATTTCTTCTATGGTGCGCGTTCACTCAATGAGGCGTTCTTCCTTGAGGACTTCTGGGCATTGGAGAAGGAATATCCTAACTTCCACTTCCACCTCTCTCTCGACCAACAGGATCCAAAGGCTGATGAGGCTGGCGTGAAGTACTACACTGGTTTTGCTGTTAACTGTATTCGTGATGAGTATCTTAAGAATCATGAGGCACCAGAAGATTGTGAGTATTATCTCTGTGGACCTCCAATGCTCATCAAGACCGTTACTGATTATCTTGATAGCATCGGTGTTGATCAGGATGCAATCATGTACGATAACTTTGGATAA
- a CDS encoding DUF4280 domain-containing protein, protein MSKIITHGATLHCTLGVKNSKLTVTSQTFRRIADALVGTEADKEGMVNIPSFSICKCCSPNPPCIPQPQGWQQTTLKDSINGKKKLTEQSFCMCAKGGRISFVDTGSNTFVESE, encoded by the coding sequence ATGTCTAAAATTATAACTCACGGAGCAACTCTGCATTGTACTCTTGGTGTAAAGAATTCCAAGCTAACAGTGACGAGTCAAACATTCCGTAGGATAGCTGATGCTCTTGTTGGTACAGAAGCTGATAAAGAAGGGATGGTGAATATTCCAAGTTTCAGTATTTGCAAATGTTGTTCCCCGAATCCTCCTTGTATTCCCCAACCACAAGGGTGGCAACAAACAACACTGAAAGACAGCATCAATGGGAAGAAAAAACTGACGGAACAATCATTCTGCATGTGTGCTAAAGGAGGAAGGATATCATTCGTAGACACAGGAAGTAATACTTTTGTAGAAAGTGAATAA
- a CDS encoding DUF4280 domain-containing protein: MLKVVTDGALMSCTLGNTKSVLIVDSQSFANISNKFIGTEEDNQGLKNIPSFGVCKCSSPYPPCIPQPQGWQQTTRLDNINGMKKLTEQSFCMCAKGGRISFVDTGSNTFVESE, from the coding sequence ATGCTAAAAGTAGTAACTGACGGAGCTTTGATGTCATGCACATTAGGTAATACAAAGAGTGTTTTAATAGTTGACAGTCAATCTTTTGCAAACATATCCAACAAGTTTATAGGAACAGAAGAAGACAACCAAGGACTCAAGAATATTCCATCATTTGGAGTTTGCAAATGCAGTTCTCCCTATCCTCCTTGTATTCCCCAGCCACAAGGGTGGCAACAAACAACACGGCTGGATAACATCAATGGGATGAAAAAGCTGACGGAGCAGTCATTCTGTATGTGTGCTAAAGGCGGAAGAATATCTTTTGTTGATACAGGAAGTAATACGTTTGTAGAGAGTGAGTAA
- a CDS encoding type VI secretion system Vgr family protein, which yields MSIPFNPITISVGKKSLSSFISLQIEQNIGKHHRFQMSVELESGGNRYVHNISENSKKWLGESIVVKAAGTPIFVGVVTNIQLHREGSDFGCIIVSGYSATYRMETAHSCFSWNDTTIGDVVKKLCEQAKVQLELNPEFKENKDYICQYEESDFDFVRRLAHQYQEWMYYDGTKLIFGKPKKLADPIRLEYGTTLSSLDIGLQTLARSEQVFSYHSGSDREMERMTPDQAIGHDKLSGDAFRASLGLFSKPARQRALPRISDESELIGYMGRKQAAETAETHYITAESQVPTLRVGSVVSLYSSFLERIGNISKESLGNFIIIEITHEVSQGSYYKNRFKAIPATIKALPSPKVRMPLAETQMATVLSNADPQGKGRVRVRMNWQTDGMQTGWVRVMTPDGGSSDDVKSNRGFVFIPEVGDQVLLGFRHGDPARPYVMGSLFNGTTGGGGGNSNAIKSITTRSGIQIKLDDNGKSLHIQDASGNVVDMDGKGSMVVNAPNNIQLNATNIDITASNNINMSSGGNLITNVGANWLINVGKIINSMASYMRSTVAFSQKMFSGTSLWSSRQDMKLQSEDITAIGKKKMFLHSEKEFLANSRGTLEMKSDGALSLLPKADKAKTEDHASITMAMVEFRTTEEYDGSFGFDWLRVDDNGLEKKGHYLNEEPYDKIIEGGYNDGKTDLTKNEAYKN from the coding sequence ATGTCAATTCCTTTCAACCCCATTACTATCAGCGTAGGAAAGAAGTCTCTTTCTTCTTTTATTTCTCTACAAATCGAACAAAATATAGGTAAACATCACCGATTCCAAATGTCGGTTGAACTTGAATCTGGTGGCAATAGATATGTGCACAACATCAGCGAGAACAGTAAAAAGTGGCTGGGTGAAAGCATCGTGGTGAAAGCTGCTGGAACACCGATTTTCGTGGGTGTGGTGACAAACATACAGTTACACAGAGAGGGAAGTGACTTTGGGTGTATCATCGTTTCTGGTTATTCTGCTACTTACAGAATGGAGACTGCACATAGCTGCTTTTCATGGAATGACACAACCATTGGGGATGTGGTTAAGAAGCTATGCGAACAAGCTAAGGTGCAATTAGAGTTAAATCCAGAATTCAAAGAGAACAAGGACTATATCTGTCAATATGAAGAGTCCGACTTCGACTTTGTCCGTCGTCTTGCTCATCAGTATCAAGAGTGGATGTATTACGATGGAACTAAACTAATCTTCGGAAAACCAAAGAAATTGGCTGATCCAATTAGGTTGGAATACGGAACGACGCTATCGTCACTTGATATTGGTTTGCAGACTCTCGCACGTTCAGAGCAGGTGTTCTCTTACCACTCTGGTTCGGACCGTGAGATGGAGAGAATGACACCAGACCAAGCTATTGGACATGATAAACTATCGGGCGATGCCTTTCGTGCATCACTCGGGTTATTCTCCAAGCCAGCAAGACAGCGTGCATTGCCACGTATAAGCGATGAGTCAGAACTCATTGGATACATGGGTCGTAAGCAGGCGGCTGAGACGGCTGAGACACATTATATCACAGCAGAGAGTCAGGTGCCAACCCTACGTGTAGGTTCTGTTGTAAGTCTTTACAGCTCATTCTTAGAGCGTATAGGAAACATATCAAAAGAGAGTTTGGGTAACTTTATCATTATCGAGATAACCCATGAGGTAAGTCAAGGCAGCTACTACAAGAACCGCTTCAAGGCTATCCCTGCAACAATAAAAGCACTGCCAAGTCCAAAGGTGCGTATGCCATTGGCAGAGACACAGATGGCAACCGTGCTTAGCAATGCTGACCCACAGGGCAAGGGTCGTGTTCGTGTACGTATGAACTGGCAGACAGATGGTATGCAGACAGGTTGGGTGCGTGTGATGACACCTGATGGCGGTAGCAGTGACGACGTAAAGAGCAACCGTGGTTTTGTATTCATCCCAGAGGTAGGCGACCAAGTCCTCCTCGGCTTCCGCCATGGTGACCCAGCAAGACCATACGTTATGGGTAGTCTGTTTAATGGAACTACAGGTGGTGGCGGTGGTAATAGTAATGCTATAAAGAGTATAACCACGAGAAGTGGTATCCAGATTAAACTTGATGATAATGGTAAGTCGTTGCACATTCAGGATGCCAGTGGCAATGTCGTTGATATGGATGGTAAAGGTAGCATGGTGGTCAATGCTCCAAATAACATACAACTAAATGCAACAAACATTGATATTACCGCAAGTAATAATATCAATATGAGTTCTGGTGGCAACCTTATAACTAATGTTGGTGCTAATTGGTTGATAAATGTTGGAAAGATCATTAATAGCATGGCAAGTTATATGCGTAGTACTGTGGCTTTCTCACAAAAAATGTTTAGTGGAACTTCATTGTGGAGTTCCAGACAAGATATGAAGCTTCAGTCTGAAGATATAACTGCCATCGGCAAAAAGAAGATGTTTCTGCATTCAGAAAAAGAATTTCTTGCAAATAGCCGTGGGACGCTTGAGATGAAAAGTGATGGAGCTTTGTCATTATTACCTAAGGCTGATAAAGCAAAAACAGAAGATCATGCTTCGATTACAATGGCTATGGTTGAGTTCCGAACAACTGAAGAGTATGATGGCAGTTTTGGATTCGACTGGCTGAGAGTCGATGACAATGGCTTGGAGAAAAAGGGACACTATTTAAATGAAGAACCTTATGATAAAATAATAGAAGGTGGCTATAATGATGGTAAAACTGATTTAACAAAGAATGAAGCATACAAAAACTAA
- the tssD gene encoding type VI secretion system tube protein TssD, whose protein sequence is MSSFRATLELGGKEYDVLFSNYEFSRTTDKKGQPASSISGGRISVTIESTDDTSTIEAMLNSQFKPVEGKIIYKKSEEDAKMKEISFKNAYIVHYKETLDVNNEAPMTIAMTFSAENITVGNAELDNRWPRT, encoded by the coding sequence ATGAGTTCATTTAGAGCAACTTTGGAATTAGGTGGTAAGGAGTATGATGTACTCTTTTCTAACTACGAGTTCAGCCGTACAACTGACAAGAAGGGTCAGCCTGCATCAAGCATCTCTGGCGGTCGCATCAGCGTAACTATCGAGTCTACTGATGACACTTCTACCATCGAGGCTATGCTTAACAGCCAGTTCAAGCCTGTCGAGGGTAAGATTATCTACAAGAAGAGCGAAGAGGATGCTAAGATGAAGGAGATTTCTTTCAAGAATGCATACATCGTTCACTACAAGGAGACACTCGACGTTAACAACGAGGCTCCTATGACCATCGCTATGACTTTCTCTGCTGAGAATATCACAGTGGGTAATGCAGAGCTCGACAACCGTTGGCCTCGCACATAA
- a CDS encoding fructose-1,6-bisphosphatase codes for MTHKKYDLKKDERYLRLLAKSFPNIADATTEIINLEAIAHLPKGTEHFLADIHGEYQAFQHVLKNASGNIKRKVNELFGERLRNIEKQELCTLIYYPEQKLELVKKEEKDIKDWYHITIHRLIEVCRDVSSKYTRSKVRKSLPADFSYIIQELLHEHADDKDKTDYVSAIIKTIISTGRADDFIIAICEVIQRLVIDQLHILGDVYDRGPGAHIVMDTLKNYHNWDVTWGNHDILWMGACAGNDACICNVIRIALRYANMATIEDGYGINLIQLATFAMDVYGDDPCEEFMPKISKDNPLDERSKTLTAQMHKAISILQFKIESQMISRHPLWKMDDRRLLKAIDYKKGTILIDGKEYKMRSCNFPTIDPKNPEKLTEAEQALIDRLHQSFTGSEKLRSHIRSLLRHGCMYNVFNHNLLYHASIPLTKEGKLKEVEIAPGVKLKGKELLYQTGMKIRSAFQTNNELQTEEERQDAIDFFLFLWCGPDSPLFDKSKMATFERYFIAEKETHHEEKGYYFGMRDNEDIADMILDEFDVPQPNRHIINGHVPVHVVKGENPIKANGKLMVIDGGFSQAYHKETGIAGYTLVYHSRGFQLVQHEPFTSTEDAIERGTDIVSTIQIVEMNQQRLRVEDTDKGTELRLQIEALKELLYAYRCGFLTEHERKTPPKA; via the coding sequence ATGACACATAAGAAATACGATTTAAAAAAGGATGAACGTTATTTACGACTATTAGCAAAGTCGTTCCCAAATATTGCAGACGCTACAACTGAGATTATCAACCTTGAGGCTATTGCACACCTCCCTAAGGGTACAGAACACTTCCTTGCCGACATTCATGGTGAGTATCAAGCATTCCAACACGTGCTTAAAAATGCCTCTGGTAACATAAAAAGAAAGGTAAACGAGCTCTTTGGTGAAAGGCTTAGAAACATTGAAAAGCAAGAGCTTTGCACACTGATCTATTATCCAGAACAGAAGTTGGAGCTCGTTAAGAAAGAGGAAAAGGATATAAAAGACTGGTATCATATCACCATACACCGCTTGATAGAGGTATGCCGTGATGTGTCCAGCAAATACACACGCTCAAAGGTTCGGAAGTCTTTACCTGCTGATTTCTCCTATATTATTCAGGAGTTGCTACACGAACATGCAGACGATAAGGATAAGACCGACTATGTGAGTGCTATCATCAAGACGATTATCTCAACTGGACGAGCTGACGACTTCATCATTGCAATCTGTGAGGTAATCCAGAGATTAGTCATCGACCAGCTGCATATTTTAGGTGACGTGTACGACCGTGGACCAGGTGCTCACATCGTTATGGACACCTTAAAGAATTATCACAACTGGGATGTCACATGGGGAAACCACGATATCCTATGGATGGGCGCTTGTGCTGGTAACGATGCGTGTATCTGTAATGTTATCCGTATTGCCCTGCGTTATGCAAACATGGCTACCATTGAGGATGGATATGGTATCAACCTTATTCAGTTGGCTACCTTTGCAATGGACGTATATGGTGATGATCCATGCGAGGAGTTCATGCCAAAGATATCGAAAGACAATCCACTCGACGAACGTAGCAAGACGCTGACAGCACAGATGCACAAGGCTATCAGTATTCTTCAGTTTAAGATTGAATCACAGATGATCAGTCGTCATCCGCTTTGGAAGATGGACGACCGTCGTCTTCTCAAAGCAATTGACTATAAGAAGGGTACGATTCTTATCGATGGCAAGGAATACAAGATGCGCTCATGCAACTTCCCAACCATTGACCCAAAGAATCCTGAGAAGCTTACAGAAGCAGAACAGGCACTCATTGATCGTCTACATCAGTCGTTTACTGGTAGCGAGAAGTTGCGCAGTCATATCCGTTCTCTGCTTCGTCACGGCTGTATGTATAACGTCTTCAACCATAATCTCCTTTATCATGCCTCTATCCCACTCACGAAAGAGGGCAAACTGAAAGAGGTTGAGATAGCTCCGGGTGTGAAATTGAAGGGTAAGGAGTTGCTTTATCAGACTGGTATGAAGATTCGTTCTGCCTTCCAGACAAATAACGAACTGCAGACAGAAGAAGAGCGTCAAGATGCTATCGACTTCTTCCTCTTCCTTTGGTGTGGACCTGATAGTCCGCTCTTTGACAAGTCAAAGATGGCAACCTTCGAACGCTACTTCATTGCAGAGAAGGAGACACATCATGAGGAGAAAGGCTACTACTTTGGGATGCGCGACAACGAAGATATTGCAGATATGATTTTAGATGAGTTTGATGTGCCACAGCCTAACCGCCACATCATCAACGGTCACGTTCCCGTCCACGTCGTCAAGGGTGAGAATCCTATCAAGGCAAATGGCAAACTGATGGTGATTGATGGTGGTTTCTCACAAGCTTACCACAAGGAAACGGGTATTGCTGGTTACACTCTCGTCTACCACTCACGTGGCTTCCAGCTCGTACAGCACGAGCCTTTCACATCAACAGAAGATGCCATCGAACGAGGAACAGACATTGTTTCAACCATTCAGATTGTTGAGATGAATCAACAGCGCCTACGTGTGGAAGACACCGACAAGGGTACTGAACTCCGTCTGCAGATTGAAGCCCTAAAAGAGCTTCTCTATGCTTACCGCTGTGGCTTCCTCACCGAGCATGAGCGTAAGACTCCACCAAAGGCATAA
- a CDS encoding glycosyltransferase, which produces MRIIHYIDCIKAGNLLSDYFLRLTTAQKEYADVKTITQQGDFKKLLADFQPDIVHIHTCWERKAATYASWAAKKHCAVVFSPHWALDERARTTEQKSTKKVKTLLYQAKMVRGMDALLVTNEQERKEILQLGWTKRIDIVQDSVLNSSLNDDEMAQQTISFYRKVLDTRYQFAMTAMEKDAVPSLLHVGLAQETTHNLLPSDQLLNLRSLNPEQWRRIFLYADDEGIREIVDNSISRLQLNAPTIDTAAIERFPLLLPKETTSVDTDKVIGNQPMTRQRLSDYSNKEDAIIKKIATIIANTRQIERKKKLSLRLLADLYTVIKYNDYDEDRLADALRHLRLYRYSRRIIQLLAEKVLLKEGFMPIPPRDDRKTKGIKRNNFVQRH; this is translated from the coding sequence ATGCGCATTATCCATTACATAGACTGCATAAAGGCAGGCAATCTGCTTTCTGATTACTTTCTACGACTCACCACAGCGCAGAAAGAATATGCTGATGTCAAGACGATTACGCAACAAGGGGACTTCAAGAAACTCCTTGCTGACTTTCAACCTGACATCGTTCATATTCATACCTGTTGGGAACGCAAAGCTGCCACATACGCCAGTTGGGCTGCAAAGAAGCATTGTGCTGTAGTGTTCTCACCACATTGGGCACTTGATGAGAGAGCAAGAACGACAGAGCAGAAGTCTACTAAGAAGGTGAAGACCCTACTCTATCAGGCAAAGATGGTGCGAGGTATGGATGCTCTCCTTGTCACTAACGAGCAGGAAAGAAAGGAAATTCTGCAGTTAGGATGGACGAAGCGCATTGACATTGTGCAAGATAGCGTTTTAAACAGTTCGTTGAATGATGACGAAATGGCGCAGCAAACGATTTCTTTCTATCGTAAAGTACTTGACACACGCTATCAATTCGCCATGACAGCAATGGAGAAAGATGCAGTTCCAAGTCTGTTACACGTTGGTTTAGCACAAGAGACAACCCACAACCTCTTGCCCAGTGATCAGCTTCTTAACCTGCGAAGTCTGAATCCAGAACAATGGCGAAGAATCTTCCTCTATGCTGATGACGAAGGAATAAGAGAGATTGTAGACAACAGTATCAGCCGTTTACAACTCAATGCGCCCACTATCGATACCGCTGCCATAGAGCGGTTCCCATTGTTGTTGCCCAAAGAAACGACATCGGTTGACACAGATAAGGTGATAGGCAACCAGCCTATGACGCGCCAGCGACTCAGTGATTACTCCAATAAGGAAGATGCTATCATCAAAAAGATAGCAACCATCATTGCCAACACTCGACAGATAGAACGAAAGAAAAAACTTTCCCTACGTCTGTTGGCTGATTTATACACAGTTATAAAGTATAATGATTACGACGAAGACCGACTTGCAGACGCGCTCCGCCACCTCCGCCTCTACCGTTATTCACGTCGTATCATACAGCTCCTTGCTGAGAAGGTGCTACTGAAAGAGGGATTCATGCCTATCCCTCCACGTGATGATAGGAAAACAAAGGGCATCAAAAGAAATAATTTCGTACAAAGACATTAA
- a CDS encoding glycosyltransferase: MFTFDNTTIIISVVLLLVALLTSLLNPFFRKVRIAEYGVPTPTTESEETSKEEEGVEEDNKAIAEPVVTDEQRPNLPPISIILTPHDNAQELAKNLPLYLNQNYPADFQVIVVAPQNDHETSDVLKLFASNTHLYTTFIPESSRYMSKKKLAITLGVKAAKYDWVIMTDVCCYPTGDNWLQAIARNCKEGKDLVVGYTRYEEETPAYRHFERHYLARYFMREYQHNKAYACPFNALAFRKSRFLREEGFRGNLKYIRGEYDFTVNKYAKGNNLAFENSIEGTLIEEVPTEKVWLGTHLFYMENRQHLERTPQHRFLPYLDQTALHGNYFVQCIALVGSLLLGMWTISIAAGLSLIISIILRLVIGKKALSRFDIDIPAWKIIPYEIAIAWKHLGYKLKYHRADKYDFISHKL, translated from the coding sequence ATGTTCACTTTTGATAATACGACCATCATCATCTCAGTAGTGTTGCTTTTAGTAGCATTGCTGACCTCATTGCTCAATCCTTTCTTCCGAAAAGTGAGGATTGCAGAGTATGGTGTACCTACGCCTACTACCGAAAGTGAAGAAACAAGTAAGGAAGAAGAGGGTGTAGAGGAGGATAACAAAGCGATAGCAGAACCTGTTGTCACTGACGAACAACGCCCTAATCTACCTCCTATCTCGATTATCCTTACGCCTCATGACAATGCGCAGGAACTCGCAAAGAACCTCCCACTCTATTTGAATCAGAACTATCCAGCAGACTTTCAGGTGATTGTTGTGGCTCCTCAGAATGATCATGAGACAAGTGATGTACTGAAACTCTTTGCTTCTAACACTCATCTATACACTACCTTCATCCCTGAATCATCACGCTATATGAGCAAGAAGAAGCTTGCTATAACCTTAGGAGTGAAGGCAGCAAAGTATGATTGGGTCATCATGACAGACGTATGTTGCTATCCAACGGGTGATAACTGGCTGCAAGCCATTGCCCGAAACTGTAAGGAAGGCAAAGACCTTGTGGTGGGCTACACTCGTTATGAGGAAGAAACACCTGCTTATCGACACTTTGAACGACATTACTTGGCACGCTATTTCATGCGTGAATATCAGCATAATAAGGCCTACGCATGTCCGTTCAACGCCTTAGCCTTCCGTAAAAGCCGCTTCTTACGTGAGGAAGGATTCCGCGGAAACCTCAAGTATATACGTGGAGAATATGACTTCACAGTAAACAAATATGCGAAGGGAAACAACCTTGCGTTTGAGAACTCGATTGAAGGAACACTCATTGAAGAAGTACCAACAGAGAAGGTTTGGCTCGGCACACACCTTTTCTATATGGAGAATCGCCAACACTTGGAACGAACTCCACAGCATCGTTTCCTCCCATATCTCGACCAAACGGCACTACATGGTAACTACTTCGTGCAATGCATTGCACTTGTAGGCTCTCTCCTATTGGGTATGTGGACGATTTCTATCGCTGCAGGACTATCGCTTATCATATCTATCATTCTGCGCTTAGTCATTGGTAAGAAAGCGCTGAGCCGTTTTGATATTGATATTCCAGCATGGAAGATTATCCCATACGAGATTGCTATCGCATGGAAGCACCTTGGTTATAAGCTAAAATACCATCGTGCAGATAAGTATGACTTCATATCTCACAAACTATAA
- the lysA gene encoding diaminopimelate decarboxylase has translation MMQKFPIDKFEKIETPFYYYDCDLLRDTLQAINNELKKYENFIVHYAVKANANTKVLNVIQQTGMGADCVSGGEIQRSLDCGFPADKIVYAGVGKADWEINLGLDHDIFCFNVESVAELEIINELAAKKGKVANVCFRINPDVSAHTHAKITTGLAENKFGIAMQDMLPTILTASKMENIHFIGLHFHIGSQLLEMTDFRHLCSRINEIQDGLEQENIKIKNINVGGGLGIDYSNPDKHPIPDFKSYFYTFARYLNLREGQKLHFELGRAVVGQMGSLITRTLYVKQGTAKQFAIVDAGMTDLLRPALYQASHKIENLSSEGPLHAYDVVGPICESSDVFAKEIELNTVHRGDLIAMRSAGAYGEIMASQYNCRKLPVGYTSDEL, from the coding sequence ATGATGCAAAAATTCCCTATAGATAAGTTTGAGAAGATTGAAACTCCTTTTTATTATTATGACTGTGATCTCTTGAGAGATACCTTACAGGCGATTAATAATGAATTGAAGAAGTATGAAAACTTCATCGTCCACTATGCTGTTAAAGCCAATGCGAACACTAAGGTGCTGAATGTTATACAGCAGACTGGTATGGGAGCCGACTGTGTGAGTGGTGGAGAGATACAGCGCAGTTTAGACTGTGGCTTCCCTGCAGACAAGATTGTCTATGCTGGTGTGGGTAAAGCAGACTGGGAAATCAACCTCGGATTAGACCATGACATCTTCTGCTTTAACGTAGAGAGTGTTGCGGAGTTGGAGATTATCAACGAGTTGGCAGCGAAAAAGGGTAAGGTAGCAAACGTATGTTTCCGTATCAATCCTGATGTGAGTGCACATACACATGCCAAGATTACCACTGGATTGGCTGAGAATAAGTTTGGTATTGCCATGCAAGACATGCTGCCGACCATCTTGACAGCAAGTAAGATGGAGAACATCCACTTTATCGGTTTGCACTTCCATATTGGTTCACAGCTACTCGAAATGACTGATTTTCGTCATCTCTGCAGCCGTATCAACGAGATACAAGACGGCTTGGAGCAGGAGAATATAAAGATTAAGAATATCAATGTTGGCGGTGGATTGGGCATCGATTACAGCAATCCTGACAAACACCCTATCCCTGACTTCAAGTCTTATTTCTATACTTTTGCACGCTATCTGAATCTAAGAGAAGGACAGAAGCTCCACTTTGAGTTAGGTCGTGCAGTAGTTGGACAGATGGGAAGTCTCATCACTCGCACCCTTTATGTGAAGCAAGGAACAGCAAAACAGTTTGCTATTGTTGATGCAGGAATGACCGACTTGCTGCGTCCTGCCCTCTATCAGGCAAGCCATAAGATAGAGAATCTATCGAGTGAGGGTCCTTTACACGCTTATGATGTGGTAGGACCGATTTGCGAATCGAGTGATGTTTTTGCAAAAGAAATCGAACTTAACACCGTTCATCGAGGTGACTTAATTGCGATGCGCTCTGCTGGAGCATACGGAGAAATCATGGCTTCGCAATATAATTGCAGGAAACTGCCTGTAGGTTATACCTCAGACGAACTTTAA